One Bacillota bacterium DNA segment encodes these proteins:
- a CDS encoding helix-turn-helix transcriptional regulator → MAVKHLFLALLTQNELHGYELKNGFEALSGGRWPLNFGQVYQTLNRLERDGYIESYEVAQTEKPDKKVYRVTEAGRKHLWEWLQTEDNWNLFFDELALRILAFDIIDYQEALAILRAYRSFILRVIKSLTQMRDQTPENSPMAVLLERNIYRAEADLKWVTTMIERWQKHD, encoded by the coding sequence TTATTAACCCAAAACGAGCTTCATGGCTATGAGCTGAAAAACGGTTTTGAAGCTTTATCCGGAGGAAGATGGCCCTTAAATTTCGGTCAGGTTTACCAGACCTTAAACCGCCTGGAAAGAGATGGATATATTGAATCCTACGAAGTTGCCCAGACCGAAAAACCGGATAAAAAAGTATACCGCGTCACCGAAGCAGGCCGAAAGCATCTGTGGGAATGGCTGCAGACAGAAGATAACTGGAATCTCTTTTTCGATGAATTGGCATTGAGAATACTAGCATTTGACATAATCGATTATCAAGAAGCGCTGGCAATTTTGCGGGCTTATCGAAGTTTTATTCTGCGCGTAATCAAAAGCTTAACCCAAATGCGGGATCAAACACCGGAAAATTCTCCAATGGCAGTGCTGCTGGAGCGGAATATCTATCGGGCGGAGGCCGATCTAAAGTGGGTTACAACTATGATTGAGAGGTGGCAGAAACATGATTGA